The Sulfurimonas sp. genome includes the window GTATTCTTTAGAAGATGTAAGTTCTAAATATACAATTAAAAAATTTCAGCTAAAATAAGATAATTATTTAAGAAAAGGAATGATTTGCTAGCATTTAAATATATATCTTTTCATTATCTTAAATATTTTTTAATTATATTGATTGCACTAGTAATGTTTTTGGTTGGTTTTGACTATATGGAAAATGCTGACAAACTATCATCATCAGCTAACTTAGTTCTCATATATTTAGTATATAAAATATTTTTTGCTATTGATATGCTTCTTCCTCTTTCTTTGATTTTTGCCATGATAACAACTAAAATTTTTCTTATCCGCTCGAATGCACTTGTTTCATTTTATTCATTAGGTTATACACGGGTTGATGTTTTAAGACCTTTTGTTGTTGTAGCTACTTCAGTAATAGTTATATTTATATCACTTCATGCCATACCTAGTTTTTCTCGTGCAGATGAATTTTCAAATAATATTCGCAAAAATGCGGCATATCTAAGTCCAACAAGAGATCTTTTTTTTACTTATGAAGACAAATATATTTATTTTTCTAAAATGTTACCACTGCAAGAAAAAGCAGAAGGTATAAGAGTTTTTAGTATAAAAGATAATATACTAAAAGAAGTTATAGTAGCTTCTAGTGCCATGTATAGAGATGGCTATTGGTTTATAAAAGATGCAGATGTAATCACAAAACCTGATGATATGAGTTTTGATTCTAAAGGTATGGGAATAAAACATCAGCAAGGACTTAATATTTTAAAGGGATTTAGACCTAAAATACTAGATCAAGTTTACGAAGGAAAAGTAAACTTTACAATTACAAATGCAATAGATGCCCTTCTTTTACTAAAAGACCAAGGTGTTAATACAGATAGTATTAAGGGGGCGCTTTATAAAATATTTATATATCCATTATTTGTACCTTGTTTGGTAGTTATAATATTTTTCTTTGTTCCCATCAGTGTAAGATTTTTAAATGTCTCTCTCTTTAGTTTTGGAGCAATTTTAGCAACACTTTTTGTTTGGGGGATTTTATTTATGCTTATAGAGCTATCAAATAATAAAACAATTTCAAGTGAAACAGGGGTTGTTACCCCAGTAATATTGCTCTTTTTTATCGCTATTAGACAGTGGAGAAAATATCGCTTAGCCACCTAATTAGCGCATTTAAAAGATTTATTTAAGATGAGATAAATCAAGCAAATTTTTTTATAACAAAAATATAAGCACTTTTTAGATAAAATGACTTAAAAAAGATTTGGAAATTACTAAATGAATTTTAAAGAACTGGCATCTACATATAAAACACCACTTTATATATATGATTTTGATTATATGGGTGAACAATATCAAGAGTTAAAAGACGCATTTAAAGCAAGAAAATCTATCTTGGCTTACGCAGTAAAAGCAAACTCAAATTTGAGTGTTGTACAGCACTTCGCTAAAATGGGAAGTGGGGCTGATTGTGTTTCTATTGGAGAAGTGCGTCGTGCTTTTTTAGCGGGTATACCAGCATATAAGATTATTTTTTCTGGTGTTGGAAAGAGTGATGATGAGATTCGTGAAGCTATCCAAAAAGAGATACTATACATAAATGTTGAAAGTGAAGCAGAATTAAAACGAGTAGAAGTTATTGCAAAAGAACTAGATAAAATTTCTCGTATAAGCATTAGAGTAAATCCAAACATAGACCCAAAAACACACCCTTATATCTCAACAGGACTTCATGACAATAAATTTGGGGTTGATATAGATACAGCAAAGAGAATGTATATAATCGCAAATAATTCAGAATATTTAGATCCTATTGGAGTACATTTTCATATTGGTTCACAGCTTACGCATCTAGAGCCAATATACGAGTCAGCTGTTATTGTAGCGGATATGGTTCGTTCATTAGAGTCAATCGAGATTAAACTAAAGTTTTTTGATGTTGGTGGTGGACTTGGTATAAAATATAAGGATGAAGTTACTATATCACCTTATGAATATGCACAAGCAATATTGGGAACTCTTAAAGGTTTAGATTTAACTGTTATCTGTGAACCAGGAAGATTCTTAACTGCAAATGCAGGATACTTTTTAACAAAAGTTTTATATGAAAAACATAATGGTAATAAAAAATTTGTAGTGGTAGATGGAGCGATGAATGATCTTCTTCGTCCAGCACTATATAACGCTTATCATAAAATAGAAGCTATAACAGATTCTACATCTGATTTAAGAGCAATTGATATAGTTGGTCCAGTTTGTGAGAGTGGAGATTTTTTCGCAAAAGATTATCCATTACCTAAGTTAGAGCATAATGACTTGTTAGTAGTGCATAGTACAGGAGCTTATGGCTTTAGTATGGGAAGTAACTATAATACCCGTGGACGAAGTGCTGAGATTGCAGTTATCGATGGAGAGTCAAAACTTATACGAAAAAGAGAAAGTTTTGATGATTTGATAGCTTTAGAAAAAGAGTTTATAGAAGAGTAATGATTTGTATTTCATAGATGTTCAAGGTACTCTCATAAGTGATGCAGACAAGACTCCAATCGTTGGAAGTTTAGAATTTATTAGAAGTTTAAATAAACAAAATACACCATATATGATAGTTACAAATAATACAAAAAAGTCTTCTTATGATTTTTATGAATACTTAAAATCTCTTGGTTTTGAGTTTGAATTTTCTTCATACATAGACCCTTTGATGATTTTAGAGTCTTGTGTACCTAAAGAGAGTGTCGCTGCTTATGGCTCAGAAGCATTTATGCAAACAATTCAAAAAATGGGATATATTTTAAACTATGAAAACCCTAAGACTGTTCTAGTTGCCATAAAAGAAGATTTTCATGCAGATGAATATGCTCAAATGATAGATTTTTTACTAAGTGGTGCCAAATTAATTGGTATGAATGAAACTTCTATTTATGCTCAAAATGCCAAAAGATACCCTGGTGTTGGTGGTATATTGAAAATGCTTGAATTTTCAACATCAAGTTCATATAAAGTTGTTGGAAAACCAAGTATATCTTTTTATGAAGAGGCACTTAAAAAGTTAAATATACAAGATATAAGCGCAAAGTTTAATAAAATAACAATGATTAGTGATGATGTTAAAGGTGATTTAGGTGGAGCAAAAGAGCTAGGAATGAAAACTATTTTTGTAACAAGCGGAAAGTATAAAACAGCTCAAGAAATTATTCCATCTTTAAAAGAAGAGTTAAGACCAGATGAAATATTTGCAAATATTCAAGAGATTTTGGAGC containing:
- a CDS encoding LptF/LptG family permease; protein product: MLAFKYISFHYLKYFLIILIALVMFLVGFDYMENADKLSSSANLVLIYLVYKIFFAIDMLLPLSLIFAMITTKIFLIRSNALVSFYSLGYTRVDVLRPFVVVATSVIVIFISLHAIPSFSRADEFSNNIRKNAAYLSPTRDLFFTYEDKYIYFSKMLPLQEKAEGIRVFSIKDNILKEVIVASSAMYRDGYWFIKDADVITKPDDMSFDSKGMGIKHQQGLNILKGFRPKILDQVYEGKVNFTITNAIDALLLLKDQGVNTDSIKGALYKIFIYPLFVPCLVVIIFFFVPISVRFLNVSLFSFGAILATLFVWGILFMLIELSNNKTISSETGVVTPVILLFFIAIRQWRKYRLAT
- the lysA gene encoding diaminopimelate decarboxylase; its protein translation is MNFKELASTYKTPLYIYDFDYMGEQYQELKDAFKARKSILAYAVKANSNLSVVQHFAKMGSGADCVSIGEVRRAFLAGIPAYKIIFSGVGKSDDEIREAIQKEILYINVESEAELKRVEVIAKELDKISRISIRVNPNIDPKTHPYISTGLHDNKFGVDIDTAKRMYIIANNSEYLDPIGVHFHIGSQLTHLEPIYESAVIVADMVRSLESIEIKLKFFDVGGGLGIKYKDEVTISPYEYAQAILGTLKGLDLTVICEPGRFLTANAGYFLTKVLYEKHNGNKKFVVVDGAMNDLLRPALYNAYHKIEAITDSTSDLRAIDIVGPVCESGDFFAKDYPLPKLEHNDLLVVHSTGAYGFSMGSNYNTRGRSAEIAVIDGESKLIRKRESFDDLIALEKEFIEE
- a CDS encoding HAD-IIA family hydrolase; the encoded protein is MYFIDVQGTLISDADKTPIVGSLEFIRSLNKQNTPYMIVTNNTKKSSYDFYEYLKSLGFEFEFSSYIDPLMILESCVPKESVAAYGSEAFMQTIQKMGYILNYENPKTVLVAIKEDFHADEYAQMIDFLLSGAKLIGMNETSIYAQNAKRYPGVGGILKMLEFSTSSSYKVVGKPSISFYEEALKKLNIQDISAKFNKITMISDDVKGDLGGAKELGMKTIFVTSGKYKTAQEIIPSLKEELRPDEIFANIQEILEQNKRESK